One window of Triticum dicoccoides isolate Atlit2015 ecotype Zavitan chromosome 5A, WEW_v2.0, whole genome shotgun sequence genomic DNA carries:
- the LOC119303804 gene encoding uncharacterized protein LOC119303804 — protein MLCLRLRSRALSQLLSSPSSSPISQLHRLLSAAAPVVSPNPSFAVEDYLVSTCGLTRAQALKASAKLSHLKSPSKPDAVLAFLAGLGLPGADVAALVARDPKFLCAGVETILAPNVVELTGLGLSRSDIARLVSVAGNHFRCRSVVTNLQYCLCLLGSYENLLSAIKRKSYILSSNV, from the coding sequence ATGCTCTGCCTCCGCCTCCGTTCCCGTGCCCTCTCCCAGCTCCTctcgtccccctcctcctctcctatcTCCCAGCTCCACCGCCTCCTCTCTGCCGCCGCGCCCGTCGTCTCCCCAAACCCTAGCTTCGCCGTCGAGGATTACCTCGTCTCCACCTGCGGCCTCACCCGAGCGCAGGCCCTCAAGGCGTCCGCGAAGCTCTCCCACCTCAAGTCCCCCTCCAAGCCTGACGCCGtcctcgccttcctcgccggcctcggcctCCCCGGCGCCGACGTGGCCGCCCTCGTCGCCAGGGATCCCAAGTTCCTCTGCGCCGGCGTGGAGACAATACTGGCCCCCAACGTCGTCGAGCTCACCGGCCTCGGTCTCTCGCGTTCTGACATCGCGCGCCTCGTCTCGGTTGCCGGCAATCACTTCCGCTGTAGATCCGTGGTCACCAATCTGCAGTACTGCTTGTGCCTCCTCGGGTCCTACGAGAATCTCCTCTCTGCTATCAAGCGCAAATCCTACATTCTCTCGTCCAACGTCTAG
- the LOC119303805 gene encoding uncharacterized protein LOC119303805, with translation MVVCVEGLGVPRRSGMFRHALNAVTFVSEEKIAAKLEHLKKTFRWSDAEVRIAISKAPMVLNRAKEFLQRKSEFLISDLGLEPAYIAHRPVMLLYSLEGRLRPRCYVVKFLKANGLLGPDRDLYSAVALSEKLFIEKYICPHKEAAPCLAEDYADACKGLVPTNFRIT, from the coding sequence ATGGTAGTGTGCGTCGAAGGTCTGGGTGTACCCCGTAGATCTGGGATGTTCAGGCATGCGCTGAATGCTGTTACATTTGTCAGCGAAGAGAAAATCGCCGCCAAATTGGAGCACTTGAAGAAAACGTTCAGGTGGTCGGATGCTGAGGTGCGCATTGCTATTTCTAAGGCTCCAATGGTGCTGAATAGGGCTAAGGAGTTTCTGCAGAGAAAGTCAGAGTTCCTGATCTCTGATTTGGGGTTGGAGCCGGCATACATTGCTCATCGCCCGGTAATGCTTTTGTACAGCCTGGAGGGCCGGTTAAGGCCCCGGTGCTACGTTGTGAAGTTTCTTAAGGCAAATGGATTGCTAGGTCCTGATCGAGACTTGTATTCCGCAGTCGCATTGAGTGAGAAGTTATTCATAGAGAAGTACATATGCCCTCACAAGGAAGCTGCACCCTGCTTAGCTGAAGACTATGCTGATGCTTGCAAAGGGCTAGTGCCAACTAATTTCAGAATTACATGA